Below is a genomic region from Rhodothermia bacterium.
GCCCGATGAAGGCGTATTCCGACAGGCCATCTTCGGGCAAGTCTTTCCAGCCGGAAGCGCTTTTTATAAACTTCACCTCCAACGGTGCATTTTGTGACGCATGCCGTCTTTCAGGCTGCTTAACAGCGTTGCGAGGAGTTTCCATCTTTCAAAGATAAGTAGGATGGGCGCACCTCAATACGGCACGCCCAAAACATTAGGTTTAATTAGGCATTGAGAGTGGCAGCAACCGTTTCGCCAATAAGCGCTGGATTCTCCACAATGGTGGCGCCAGCAGCCTTTAGAACAGCAAATTTCTCATCAGCAGTGCCTTTCCCGCCGGAGATAATTGCACCGGCATGACCCATTCTACGCCCCGGAGGCGCTGTTTTCCCTGCAATAAAGGCAAAGACAGGCTTCGTCATTGTTTTGATGAACTCGGCCGCTTCTTCCTCGGCAGTTCCGCCAATTTCCCCAATCATCACCACAGCCTCGGTCTCGGTATCGGCCTCAAACAACTCCAACGCATCCCGAAAGCGTGTCCCGATAATGGGATCGCCACCAATTCCTACGGCGGTTGTCTGGCCTAAACCGCGACGGGTAAGTTGATCTACCGCTTCATAGGTGAGTGTGCCAGAACGGGAGACCACACCCACTGGGCCGGGGGTAAAAATCATGCCGGGCATAATCCCCACTTTTGCCTGATTTGGCGTCAGTACACCGGGGCAATTTGGCCCTACAAACCGTGCCCCAACTTTTTTCCCGTAGTGATAAACCGGCAACATGTCTTTGATCGGTATGCCCTCGGTGATACAGATCACCAACTTAATGCCTGCGTCGAAGGCTTCCAGAATGGCATCTGCGGCAAACGCCGGAGGCACAAAAATGATAGAGGTGTTGGCGTCTTCTGCTTCTACGGCCTTTTGTACGGTATCAAATACCGGACGATCTAAGTGCTTGGTGCCACCTTTTCCGGGCGTAACGCCCCCGATAACGTTTGTCCCATACTCGATCATTTGCTCGGCGTGGAACGTACCTTCCTTTCCGGTAAAACCTTGAACCACAAGGCGGGTATTCCGATCTACAAGGATGCTCATACTATTTTGGGCTTATAAGGGTTATGGTTTGGGTGATATTCGCTGTTGTTGAAATTGTTGAATATGGGAAAGTAAGCAACAGCACCAGAAAAAAACGTGAAGCAGATCGGCATTTCATGCGAAAGTTTGTGGAATTGACAAAAACAATCTGGTCTCCGCGTGTTTTATCAATGCAAAATATGAAATTCAAATTATTGTTATTAAATAAGTTATTGCCTTAAAATTAGTCTAATTTCTTCTAATTACATAATCCCGTATAGTCTAACAATCTTGGTAAACGTACAAGTGTTGACCATCTACAGCCTGATTAACCCATAACTTGCGTAAGACCAACGACTTAGTTAGGTTTACAACTAAACCACATCTGGTTAGCCTGCCCACACAAAAGACTCGCCTTCCTTCAGCACCACAAAGGCTTCCGGTGATACGCCCTGTTGCTTAAGGGCTTCTACTAAGTCAACTAACGGATCGGATTGGCCTTCATCCGCCATTTCAAAAGTTCCATAATGCATGGGAATAGAGGTTTTAATGCCCAACTCGCGGTGCATTTGCACAGATTGTGCGGGGGAAACATGTACCGGTGACATAAACCACTCTGGGCGATACGCCCCAATGGGCAATAAACCCACCTCAAATCCCTCCGGAAATCGCTCCTTTATTTGATGGACAAATGGCCCATATCCGGTATCGCCCGCAAAATAAAGTTGCTTGCCTTGCACCTTTAGCACAAAGCCCGCCCAAAGCGTTTTGTTACGATCGGAAAGCCCTCTCCCAGAAAAATGCTGCGCCGGAACACAAGTCAGTTGCACCGCCTCCGCCAAATTGAGCGCATCCCACCAATCCAATTCGCGAATATCCAGGAGGTTTTGCGCGGTAAGAAAAGCTTTGTTGCCCAGCGTTGTCACAATTTTGCACCCAAACCGATTTTGCAGTTGGCGTAGGGTTTGCGGATCGCAATGGTCGTAGTGGTTATGGGTAAGCAGAACCACATCAATCGGTGGCAAATCTTCAAAACGGATACCGGGTGGCCGGACGCGCTCCGGTCCCAACCAAGTAAACGGGCTTACCCGACGCCCATACACGGGATCGGTAAGGATGTTTAGGCCGTTCCACTGTAGCAACAAAGTTGCATGGTTAATGAACGTGATCCGCAAACCTGTATCTATTCGATTGGGTGGCTTTTCGCCATAGGGCTGTTCGGCAAAAGGGGGCCAGTACCCTACATTTTTCCGGTTTATACGCCACCTAACCACATCCCAAAACCCTTTTTGTGGCACATCGCCTATGTTATGGAACTGCGTACCATCAAAATGTTCACTTGGGGGGCCAGTATATCCCGGCGCTGAAAACGAATGGTCTGCCAACCAAGTTCCTATACCACTCAATGCCAGTAGCCCTCCAACACCTTTTGCGGCCTTTCGTAAAAAGATTCTACGGTTCATCTTGTTTTTTGTCGTTAAACATCCATTTTAGACACATACCTTTTGGGACTTGAAAGGTTGCAGCAAGGGTTTTATTCACTTTGGCTTATACGTCCTTTATTTGGGGCACGTCATTTACTTTAGTTGTACTATTGCATTCCTGCTACGTTTGTAGTACATTAAAACTACAAACGTAGTACATTATGAAACGACGCATTTTACATCCAGTAGGAGAAGCCGAATTCGAGGTTCTCCAAGCGGTTTGGCAAATGGGCGAAGCCACCGTAAGCCAAGTACACGAGCGTATTCTCACACACCGCGAAGTGGCCTATACCACGATAATGACGTTGATGAAGCGCTTAACAGACAAAGGCTATTTGTCTTATCAGAATCGTGGGAATACCTATCATTACCAAGCCCAAGTGACCTACGAAGCGTTTAGAGCATCAATGGCTTCGGAAATGGTGGAAAAGGTTTTTGACGGCTCGCCAATGGCCTTGGTACAAACACTTTTTAAACAAGAATCTTTTTCGGAAGAAGAACGTGCCGAAATCGAATCACTTCTCAACCAGATCCGCACCCACACAAACCCTTAATTTAGAGCATCATGACCGAATACTTGGGAATAACATTACTCTATAAGCTATGGTTTCCGATGGTTGTCTGGACTATCCTTGCCAGTACAATAGTACTACTTTCGCGACGCACGATTACCCTACATCCTGCCATTAGATACCAAGTCCTTTGGTTTGTAATTGGTTTATTGCCCACTGGTTTGGTAGCCATTTCTATTTTTCCCTCACCCATATTATACCAGAACAACCTTGTCTTGATTCCTCCGGACAGGGAATTTGAAAAACGGATCATACATTCCGCCACGAGCATCCCCTTCAATCCCAACCAAGAAAACTATTTAGAGGTTGCACCAATACCAATTCATCAACAAAGCAAAACGGCTGATTGGTGGCATGTTTTGAATGGGGTTAGTATAGGTTTTGCTGGTCTTGCCTGCCTCTGGGCTTTCCTCCGAATAGGCCGCTTGATTCACGAGCATCTCGGATTGCTTCGTTTTAGACAAAGCCTTTCCGAAGTTTCTATCGCGTGGCAAAAGGCTGCCCTCCAGAGCATAAATTTGCCTTATGAAGTCCAAATCACCCATTCAGAGAACCTTCACTCGCCCATCACCTTTGGTTGGCCGAATCCCTACATTGTTCTGCCTACGCCTTTGTTAGAAGACCAAGACGGCGCCAGAATTGCCATCTTGCACGAACTAAGTCATATACGTCATCACGATTTTGCCCAACAATATTTTTTACGTTTTTTAGATGCCATATTTGCCATCAATCCCATGATGCGCTACCTCATCCTACAACTCGAAATCGAACGCGAGATTTTGCGAGACCAAGAAGTCGTCCATCAATCGGAGATTCCAGTTCATGTTTATGCAAAGACGCTCTATAAACTTGCAACTTCCTATCAAGGAAAAACCTTTTTTACAAATGCTTAGCCCAACAAACAGATGCAATACCCTTCTCTTGCCATTTATGCGGTTGGCTCGAAAACAAAACTAAAAGCCCGCCTTACAAACCTTGCTAAAGGAGGCATTCTAAAGCCTTCCACATCTTGGAAAGTCACCTTTTTACTCATAGTCCTTAGTATTACTGTTCTATTTTTCGGGGTCGGATATTTCGGAGATGCGCCCAATACGCCACCCACTTTACAAGAAGCAAAAGATTTTATCTCGCAAAAAAATCCAAATGCTGCTACATCCGATGACCCGTATGCTTCCACGATGGTTCTCACCAACCTGACCTGTTGGGCCGGTGAAAAAAGGGTTTGCACACACCAAACCACGTTCAACATTGAACATATTGGTGTGATCTACCTGCAAAATATGGGCTTGATAACCTTTTCTTTGAAACCCTTTTCGGATGCAAAACCGATTGGAAAAGTGGAAGGAAAGGAAATAACACTTAGCCTACCAACCCAGAAAATGCGTTTGATCTCCATGTTTGATGTACTTATAAAATCAGCGAGCAAGACTCACGTTCTTTATGCCAAGCAAGATTTACAGTACGATTATCGCAAATTAATAGGTACTGCACCCGATTACCAGAATGTTAGTACGTTACAGATGGCAACTTCCTTCGGGGGGAAACAATATAAAACCATATTTGGCATTACAAAAACGAGTACCTATGAAGCCCTTTAT
It encodes:
- a CDS encoding MBL fold metallo-hydrolase, whose translation is MNRRIFLRKAAKGVGGLLALSGIGTWLADHSFSAPGYTGPPSEHFDGTQFHNIGDVPQKGFWDVVRWRINRKNVGYWPPFAEQPYGEKPPNRIDTGLRITFINHATLLLQWNGLNILTDPVYGRRVSPFTWLGPERVRPPGIRFEDLPPIDVVLLTHNHYDHCDPQTLRQLQNRFGCKIVTTLGNKAFLTAQNLLDIRELDWWDALNLAEAVQLTCVPAQHFSGRGLSDRNKTLWAGFVLKVQGKQLYFAGDTGYGPFVHQIKERFPEGFEVGLLPIGAYRPEWFMSPVHVSPAQSVQMHRELGIKTSIPMHYGTFEMADEGQSDPLVDLVEALKQQGVSPEAFVVLKEGESFVWAG
- a CDS encoding BlaI/MecI/CopY family transcriptional regulator — encoded protein: MKRRILHPVGEAEFEVLQAVWQMGEATVSQVHERILTHREVAYTTIMTLMKRLTDKGYLSYQNRGNTYHYQAQVTYEAFRASMASEMVEKVFDGSPMALVQTLFKQESFSEEERAEIESLLNQIRTHTNP
- the sucD gene encoding succinate--CoA ligase subunit alpha — its product is MSILVDRNTRLVVQGFTGKEGTFHAEQMIEYGTNVIGGVTPGKGGTKHLDRPVFDTVQKAVEAEDANTSIIFVPPAFAADAILEAFDAGIKLVICITEGIPIKDMLPVYHYGKKVGARFVGPNCPGVLTPNQAKVGIMPGMIFTPGPVGVVSRSGTLTYEAVDQLTRRGLGQTTAVGIGGDPIIGTRFRDALELFEADTETEAVVMIGEIGGTAEEEAAEFIKTMTKPVFAFIAGKTAPPGRRMGHAGAIISGGKGTADEKFAVLKAAGATIVENPALIGETVAATLNA
- a CDS encoding M56 family metallopeptidase; translation: MTEYLGITLLYKLWFPMVVWTILASTIVLLSRRTITLHPAIRYQVLWFVIGLLPTGLVAISIFPSPILYQNNLVLIPPDREFEKRIIHSATSIPFNPNQENYLEVAPIPIHQQSKTADWWHVLNGVSIGFAGLACLWAFLRIGRLIHEHLGLLRFRQSLSEVSIAWQKAALQSINLPYEVQITHSENLHSPITFGWPNPYIVLPTPLLEDQDGARIAILHELSHIRHHDFAQQYFLRFLDAIFAINPMMRYLILQLEIEREILRDQEVVHQSEIPVHVYAKTLYKLATSYQGKTFFTNA